The DNA segment aaaaaaatctatgcatgacgaaataagaaattaatgatgGGGATCAAGATGTTCCAAATAATTAAATGTGTCTATTCGaccttctctcttttttttgggtcaaaattcGACCTTCTCTTTATATCTATAACccataggaaaaaaaaaagctcgTGTCCATGTTCGTATGTTCATAGAATGATCTAGCATTCATATAGTCTTTTGAATAGACACGGTGCGGGCCATGGTtttcgatcttttttttttgcatataatcacatcttttattgttttatttaggAAACCTCTTAATGACCAAACGAGCTCGTGTTATGTTCAAAAACAATCATATTCTGAGAAAACGATTGAACGTGAGAGAGAAACGATTGAACCTTAGAAACGTACCAAAGATATCTAAGAAAAGTAAGCACCcaatcaaaaataaagaaaagtaaaactaaattaaaatcaaacaaGGAAATTAACATTGCAGCCGTTCGTTGATTGATTTGACGATACTCTTTACAAGcgattaaaatacaaaaattactCTAACGCCGCATCTAATCTTTCcactaataaaacaaaacaacgaAACTAATTAAGCTTCGTTTACCTCACCTGCGTCTAATAAAACCAGCCGTTACTAGTTGCCGTTAACTCATGGGCACCACTGGTACGTTATCACCGTTAACGTTTCCCTCAATCTGAACGTTACCCTCTCCGTCACCGGCTGCACCTTGGTCCGCCGGCGCACAAGCCATCTTATGTCGGAGTTTCCAATCCAGAGCTTGACAAGCGCGTGAGCAGTAATTCACAACGCCACAAACAGAACACCTCCGGAACTCATGTTTCCTTATCTCCGGCCGTCCACACCCGCCGTGAGAACACAATCTCAACCCATCTCCGGGAGAATCTCCGCCGCGTAAAGCGAACCAATCCGCTAAAAACCGATTCGCTGGATGCGTTTCCGGCGCCGGGACATTACATCCAAAATCGCTCAGCAACGGACAACCGTGGGTTTGAGGCTGCGACAAGGTTAGCCACGACCGAGCCTCGATCCCGGAAGATAAAACGGCGGCGAGTTCACGAGCGTTGGCTTGAACGAGGAATCTCCGACCTTCGGAGATGTTCCGTGGAACACCGTAACCATCTTGGAGACAGTGACCAAGCTCACGGAGCGCGTCAACGTGTCCCAAGAAAGCCGCACGCGCACACAGAGCCACACCGGCTCGAAGATCCTTGTCGTTCTTGGAACCACCGCTTCCGTTGAACTGAATCACGGCTAGAGAGTATAAAGCTGGCGCGTGGGAGTTAATCGCGGCTTTGGCCATTAGCGACGCGCCGTTTCCTCTGTTTTGCAGACAGTAAAACCGAATCTGCACCAAATCAAGACACAAGACAAAAcgttaaaccaaaaaaaaaagataaaatattttttatttaattttggactaaccATTCCGAGAGTGTAGCAAGCATCGAGACTTCCGGCGTCGGCACAGCGTTTGAGAAACCGGTGAGCTGATTCCGACCAATTCAGAGCTTTTATGGCAATTGCTTTTCGAGACAATCTCGACAGAACATAAGGACACGTAGCTAAACTCTTTAATCTCTTACATCTGTTGACACATACCAAAGTTATCAATTAGACAAAAGAGCTTTGtctgaattataaaaaaaattaatgataaacgGGAAAGCTTACGTCATCAAAACGCTGATGAAATCAGCGGGACACCGTGATGTAGAAGCAAGTTTACAAAGGATAGAAACAACAAGATCGTCCGGGATTGAATCTAACAGACCGGGTCCGGTATTAGTTTCCGGCGCCGGTgaaacagaagaagaaacacATCGCCGTCTTTTCCTCGCCGGCGTAAAGACACCGGCGGAGTAGAAAACTCTATTGGTTACGGGCAACATAATCTTCTATTTTGGTCTTGAGAGGATTACAAAGCTCTCTCGCTTCTGGTCCCCTTTTATCTCTTGGCTTATAAATATACAAAGTGGTTGGGCTGTGTCTCTCTCCTCCCTGCGTACATACGTATGGGATACTGTTCAAATGACTACTTTACCCTTGTACTTTCGTCATATTTTCCGGTCAAACGCCGTTGACCCAAACGTCTGCTTTTTCCGTAGATTGATGATCCCTCTAGCTCGAATATTTATTATCAATGGAGGTACTACaaacaatttatttataatcCGTTACTCGAAACGGTTTAAGAGAGGGTAAATATGAATTTTATCCATGTAAAaggataaaaaagaaaaaattagagAATTAGCGCGTGTGCGAACGAAGGTCTTGGGGAAGGAAGAGACTGGGGTTCACCTGAGGTTAAAGAGAGAGTGGGGGTTTAGAGTAACAAACAAAGGTATAACTTGCGAACAGAAGGAGAAGATCAGAGAGGTCAACCGTAAAAGAAACAGCCAAAATTTTACATTACAACGGTTACTCCTTTTTATCTCTTTTCCTTTTGCCGTTTCTCCTCCACGGCGTTACTTTTTCtagttttctatttaatttcttttatatttctaaaaaataaaaggacAAAAAGAAAAGTTCGTTTTTGAAACTTTGATAAAAGTTCGTATTTTACTCCAAGAAATAAGTAAAGTTTgcattttttattgaaaaatagttgaTATACATTTCAGAATATACTATAAACATTACTGAAAATATAGTTACTCCTACCCTTCATCACAAAGATTGGAAGAATCAAGGTTACAAAAACGGAATCACTagataaatataatatgattggtAAACCTTTCCCAAAATAGTAATTTAAGGAATgaaatcaatataagattattTTCTTGCTCTAAATAATCTAGAACCATTTCTGGAGCTTTTTGGATGGTTCATAATATACTGCAGGTTTATGTTCACATCATAGTTAtcgtttttttaaaacatatttgaatacaaagattaaaaaatgaGGACATTTCAATTTTCACCTAAAGAACATCACGCTTGGGGCTCATATATGTAATGTCGTTTACGTACGCCACAACAATTGGATGGGAATATTTAGTTCCGAATGTCCAGTGTAACGATGAGTTTTGGAAACCTAAAAATGTCGGTATCATATGTGGTGTAAACTGGCGTTAAATGGTCaattctagatttttttttgtcatctgataatattaaaaccaaacaaaaagcaCAACAGGAATGCAGCagtcttgacaaaaaaaaaaaagggaataaGCAGTCGGCTGTCGTGAAGAATCGACACCAAAGTCAAAGCCTAAACAAAGGAAACACAGTTCAAACAAGGGAATCTTACACCAACACAACACTAAACACTTTACAACAGAAAGCCTTGACGCACAAACAGTGCGCACAAAGGAATTAAAGTTACCATCAACGACCACCAAACTTGAAGGTCCTAAACTCCATTGAACACTGGGCAAAGCGGAAAGAGCAGTAGACACGGCACTACAAGCTCATAAGACGTACCAGACTGGCAGACTGGAGGACTACACCAAAAAACGGAGAAGATCCAAAGCTAAGAAAATCCACCGCACAGAAAGAGACCAAGAGCAAGTTGCTATAAACTATgatcgatgcaaacatcaaaaCAGCGGCATTTTCTTTCCGACGTAGTCACGTAGATATCGGCGGCTATGAttctacaaatttttatttttattttacaacttACCCCTAATTCTTTACTCAGAAAGAGACACCCGagggaaagaaaaaagaatttcTTGGAGagtaaaaaaaggaaagttaacCCAGCTAATCTATATCCTATtaacttgtctttttttttttttttttttttttgatcaaatcctATTAACTTGTCTTTCTTTTGCTTTATTGGAGAAGTCATCCCACGCCTATATTGTTTTTCCTCGTCAGCTCTATAGTGTATAATGCTCCTTGTGCATTTAAGTCACCTTTATTCTATGGATCTCTTAGGCCATCTCCATCCCTActccatttttttctctaaaatagagtaaaagtgatTATGGAGTAAAGAATACTCCAACCCAACtccatatctcactccataatgaagtttactccataaatggattaatatcttttttgtttgttcatcactccattataGAGTGAGAAATGGAGTAGGATTGGAGcaattttactccattttcacttttactccattttggaggaaaaaatggtgttttacattggagatgctcttatagcatctccaaccccattctatttttcactctaaaatagtgtttagaataaaaaatgctccaatgatattctatttttcactctacaATAGAGTGAAAAAgaggtttactccaaatatagagtaatttttttttttcatcactctatttcctactctaaaatagagtaccatttgAATAAattcaaactctattatagaattactctattttagagtaaaaaatagagtaagccattggagatggtcttaacAAGTATGTGATGatccatatattatttttactgaatctataaactcttaattataaaaaaaacttaatggGAAATATCataggatagcactaaaaaagtttctatcacaaatatatattctaagaatcaaaatgacaaaaatgttttatcaaaaaggtaaatatacacttatattcATAGGGTTAagtaatccaaaccttaggatTTAGATTTAAGGGGTGAGATTTGAGTTTGagctttaaaattttacaaaatagaaaataaatattaaaagtttgaaaataaaattttaaaaatagtttcaaacagtattttcgaattacaaaaagaaaattcaaaaaacaaaaaattcaaaaaaattcaaaaaaaaatttataaaaaaaatcgaatttgaaaacatataatctaaaactataaaaaaattatttccttttaatttttttttatgttttagttttttttttaaaaaacaatttttttattattatttttattatatctagggtattagtgtcattttacccattaaatgaaatattttggtcatttttcttcttgtgatctatttttgtaaccaaaacttgaaaaatgtctatttatgagaattgcccAAACTTAATTATCAATACAAATTTCTAGTACATTTGTTcgtatataattttgtatataaacaaTTAAATCTCATACATAAAAAACAACCCATTTATATTACCACACCTTTAATAGTTTTTCCGATTTGGTAAGAAATCATCTAAaagttataaaatgaaaaataaaagttaaaacgGAAATCCGGTAAAATCAAGACATATAGTATATGTTAGAACTCTTGCTCTAAAAATCGGGCGCCTAGCCGcttaggcggccgcctaatctatttttaataatatttttatctatttatttgatttaaaatttgataaatataatttatattcataattttgatgaaattacactatattaagtttatatactTTTATCTCTGTGTTTATACagtcttaaacataaaatatattaatgttatacacaatcaaagattaacatgttttataacatattaaacaatctaaaaattttgcGCCGCATAATTTTCGCTTAGTCTCCAATTTTCTTTCTAAGTGGTAGGCCCAACCAAGCCGCCAGCGCATTCCTGAACAGG comes from the Brassica napus cultivar Da-Ae chromosome A7, Da-Ae, whole genome shotgun sequence genome and includes:
- the LOC106411297 gene encoding F-box protein At1g67340 → MLPVTNRVFYSAGVFTPARKRRRCVSSSVSPAPETNTGPGLLDSIPDDLVVSILCKLASTSRCPADFISVLMTCKRLKSLATCPYVLSRLSRKAIAIKALNWSESAHRFLKRCADAGSLDACYTLGMIRFYCLQNRGNGASLMAKAAINSHAPALYSLAVIQFNGSGGSKNDKDLRAGVALCARAAFLGHVDALRELGHCLQDGYGVPRNISEGRRFLVQANARELAAVLSSGIEARSWLTLSQPQTHGCPLLSDFGCNVPAPETHPANRFLADWFALRGGDSPGDGLRLCSHGGCGRPEIRKHEFRRCSVCGVVNYCSRACQALDWKLRHKMACAPADQGAAGDGEGNVQIEGNVNGDNVPVVPMS